A portion of the Candidatus Binataceae bacterium genome contains these proteins:
- the meaB gene encoding methylmalonyl Co-A mutase-associated GTPase MeaB, with amino-acid sequence MDNARLNSLLERFMARDRVALARLITLVENRAAEVSAVMEQIYSRTGRAYIVGITGAPGAGKSTLVNRLIAKYRALRREVGVLAIDPSSPFSGGAVLGDRVRMTDHYRDPGVYIRSLSSRGSHGGLSRAAREIVKLLDAFGFDMIIIETVGVGQTELAVMDLADTTVVVTVPEGGDSVQVMKAGLNEIADLFVVNKADREGADRIKAELELSVHLGRQGINGWRPPVLLTQASTDQGIDGLVAAIDRHAEYVRTHRNPERERERRAREFLEVLTAEMEERAARALAHGAVPAIAGAVREGTINPYTAARRLIADRAALGELLAEEPARSVSPEASGERKTARGERKAAAAEARRD; translated from the coding sequence GTGGATAACGCGCGTCTGAATTCGCTGCTGGAGCGCTTTATGGCGCGCGACCGGGTCGCCCTGGCCCGGCTGATCACCTTGGTCGAGAACCGCGCGGCCGAGGTCAGCGCGGTGATGGAACAGATCTATTCGCGCACCGGCCGTGCCTATATCGTCGGCATCACTGGCGCTCCGGGCGCGGGCAAATCGACCCTGGTCAACCGGCTTATCGCCAAGTATCGTGCGCTGAGGCGCGAGGTCGGTGTGCTGGCGATCGATCCTTCCAGCCCGTTTTCGGGCGGCGCCGTGCTCGGCGATCGTGTCCGCATGACCGACCATTACCGCGACCCGGGCGTCTATATCCGCAGCCTCTCCAGCCGCGGCAGCCACGGCGGACTGAGCCGCGCGGCGCGCGAGATCGTCAAGCTGCTCGACGCGTTCGGCTTCGACATGATCATCATCGAGACCGTCGGCGTCGGCCAAACCGAGCTTGCCGTGATGGACCTCGCCGACACCACGGTCGTGGTCACGGTGCCCGAGGGCGGCGACAGCGTGCAGGTGATGAAGGCCGGGCTCAACGAGATCGCCGACCTTTTCGTGGTCAACAAGGCCGATCGCGAGGGTGCTGACCGGATCAAGGCCGAGCTGGAGCTGAGCGTGCATCTGGGCCGCCAGGGCATCAACGGATGGCGTCCGCCGGTACTGCTCACCCAGGCCAGCACCGACCAGGGAATCGATGGACTGGTTGCCGCAATCGACCGCCATGCCGAGTACGTCCGCACCCATCGCAACCCCGAGCGCGAGCGCGAGCGGCGCGCGCGCGAATTTCTCGAAGTGCTGACGGCCGAGATGGAGGAGCGGGCGGCGCGCGCGCTCGCCCATGGGGCTGTACCCGCCATAGCGGGCGCGGTGCGCGAAGGCACCATCAATCCGTACACCGCGGCGCGGCGCCTGATCGCCGACCGTGCGGCGCTCGGCGAACTGCTCGCCGAGGAGCCCGCGCGCAGTGTCAGCCCGGAAGCCAGCGGCGAACGCAAGACGGCGCGGGGCGAGCGCAAGGCCGCCGCGGCCGAGGCGAGAAGGGATTAG
- a CDS encoding metallophosphoesterase family protein, giving the protein MAARPRQRQQQHQAPPCGRLFAIGDIHGCPDELGVMLNAIKPVRGDTVVFVGDYVDRGPSARDVIDLLLEHERAGGAEFVFLKGNHEDMMCSFLGMAGNYGESFLFNGGAATLDSYGVGENDLPEARGFIPEHHLEFMRRLATSYLRPPYLFVHAGVVPARELEEQRAEDMLWIRQEFIFAPHRISATVVFGHTPMRAVMVDLPYKLGIDTGLVYGGKLTCVELNEGVLYQVHRRSREVKTGAIVLE; this is encoded by the coding sequence ATGGCGGCGCGGCCTCGGCAGCGTCAGCAGCAACATCAGGCGCCGCCCTGCGGACGCCTGTTCGCGATCGGCGACATCCACGGATGCCCCGACGAGCTGGGTGTGATGCTCAACGCGATCAAGCCCGTGCGCGGCGACACCGTGGTGTTCGTCGGTGACTACGTCGATCGCGGCCCCTCGGCGCGCGACGTTATCGACCTGCTGCTCGAACACGAGCGCGCGGGCGGCGCCGAGTTCGTCTTTCTCAAGGGCAATCACGAAGACATGATGTGCTCGTTCCTCGGGATGGCGGGCAATTACGGCGAGTCGTTCCTGTTCAACGGCGGCGCGGCCACGCTCGACAGCTACGGCGTGGGCGAGAACGACCTGCCCGAGGCGCGCGGCTTCATCCCAGAGCATCACCTGGAGTTCATGCGTCGGCTGGCGACCAGCTATTTGCGCCCGCCCTACCTCTTCGTCCACGCCGGCGTGGTGCCGGCGCGGGAGCTGGAGGAGCAGCGCGCCGAGGACATGCTCTGGATCCGCCAGGAGTTCATCTTCGCGCCTCATCGGATAAGCGCGACCGTGGTCTTCGGACATACGCCGATGCGTGCGGTGATGGTCGATCTGCCGTACAAGCTCGGGATCGACACCGGTCTGGTGTACGGCGGCAAGCTGACCTGTGTCGAGCTCAACGAGGGCGTGCTCTACCAGGTCCATCGCCGCAGCCGCGAAGTAAAGACCGGCGCGATCGTGCTGGAATAG
- a CDS encoding SIS domain-containing protein, translating into MALSKSQSVIDPSRRRDAHPYFMFDAISAQPGAIADVLARNRDQVVALARALGAKPALTLAGLGTSLNGALYGEYWMRTVGRMTSVGAASSFDVVNYGMRPARDSAMLVLSHRGWKLYSARAVAEAKTAGILTAAISGQGPDEGARQADHLMLTTEQEQSAAHTKSLTAAMALLFALALEIRAQAGGDDAEAKGLRAEFAAIPDLMRRRLDDDSRERKAAARFRNFRRIVILGGGPNYPTAREIALKLKETSFVYSEDLQVEEFLHGPISAADRDTLAILVSAGGAAGERAMQAASALGEIGAARLGVFTRAGAALAGAVDEALEVEGEEETLSPFALLLSLQLFTYWFALGRGCNPDLAHRDDERYLRAAAHFEM; encoded by the coding sequence ATGGCGTTGTCGAAGTCACAATCCGTGATCGATCCCTCCCGGCGACGCGACGCACATCCCTACTTCATGTTCGACGCGATCAGCGCGCAGCCTGGGGCAATCGCTGACGTGCTTGCGCGCAACCGCGACCAAGTCGTAGCGCTCGCCCGTGCGCTGGGCGCGAAGCCCGCGCTGACGCTCGCCGGACTCGGCACCTCGCTCAATGGCGCGCTCTACGGCGAGTACTGGATGCGCACGGTCGGCCGGATGACGTCGGTGGGCGCGGCAAGCTCGTTCGACGTGGTCAATTACGGGATGCGCCCGGCGCGCGACAGTGCGATGCTCGTGCTGTCGCATCGCGGATGGAAGCTTTACTCGGCGCGCGCGGTCGCCGAGGCCAAGACCGCTGGCATCCTGACCGCCGCGATAAGCGGGCAGGGGCCCGACGAAGGCGCGCGCCAGGCCGACCATCTGATGCTCACCACCGAGCAGGAGCAATCGGCGGCGCATACCAAGAGCCTGACCGCCGCGATGGCGCTCCTGTTCGCGCTCGCGCTCGAAATTCGCGCGCAGGCTGGCGGCGACGACGCCGAGGCGAAGGGGCTGCGCGCCGAGTTCGCGGCGATTCCCGACCTGATGCGCCGGCGGCTTGACGACGACTCGCGCGAGCGCAAGGCGGCTGCACGCTTCCGCAACTTTCGCCGCATCGTGATTCTCGGCGGCGGCCCCAACTATCCGACCGCGCGCGAGATCGCGCTCAAGCTCAAGGAGACCAGCTTCGTCTATTCCGAGGACCTGCAGGTCGAGGAATTTCTGCACGGTCCGATAAGCGCGGCTGATCGCGACACGCTGGCGATTCTTGTAAGCGCTGGCGGTGCGGCCGGCGAGCGCGCGATGCAGGCGGCGAGCGCGCTCGGGGAGATCGGCGCGGCGCGCCTGGGCGTCTTCACCCGCGCGGGCGCGGCGCTCGCGGGCGCGGTGGACGAAGCGCTCGAGGTCGAGGGCGAGGAGGAGACGCTCAGCCCGTTCGCGCTGCTGCTCTCGCTGCAGCTTTTCACCTATTGGTTTGCCCTTGGCCGCGGATGCAATCCCGACCTGGCCCATCGCGACGACGAGCGCTACCTCAGGGCCGCCGCCCATTTTGAGATGTAG
- a CDS encoding ABC transporter permease — protein MLARLGKPLGALATAAALIALVLLALGASPLGVLAALWEGAFGNWIAATDTLVKATPLVFTGLAVAIAFQGALWNIGADGQLLVGALAAGALGIALDGWPRAPAVAAVLGCGAGAGALWGGVCGWLRERRGVNEVISTIMLNFVAAQALSLAVHGPLMESARAYPESAPIARAAELWMFAPPSRLNAGMILAIALAIVAGLWLFHSGSGFHLRAMGRNRRAAAFFAIPVARLGVWTMALSGALAGLGGAVQVSAITHRLYEAFSPGWGYEAVAVALVARLNPLGVLAAALLFGALDNGSQAMQRSQGVSPELVQVIQGMVILTLLAFDAAAWPAIGQALWSGGAAPPAELNGDAAGALAGAAADGGGDA, from the coding sequence ATGCTCGCCCGGCTCGGCAAGCCGCTTGGGGCGCTCGCGACCGCCGCCGCGCTGATCGCGCTCGTCCTGCTGGCGCTCGGCGCCTCGCCGCTCGGCGTCCTCGCCGCGCTATGGGAGGGCGCCTTCGGCAACTGGATCGCCGCGACCGATACGCTGGTCAAGGCGACGCCGCTGGTCTTCACTGGGCTTGCGGTCGCGATCGCTTTTCAGGGGGCGCTGTGGAACATCGGCGCCGACGGCCAGCTGCTGGTCGGCGCGCTCGCCGCCGGCGCGCTCGGCATCGCGCTCGACGGATGGCCGCGCGCGCCCGCGGTCGCCGCCGTGCTCGGATGCGGGGCGGGCGCGGGCGCGCTGTGGGGCGGGGTATGCGGATGGCTGCGGGAGCGGCGCGGGGTCAACGAGGTCATCAGCACGATCATGCTCAATTTCGTGGCCGCGCAGGCGCTGAGCCTCGCCGTGCACGGTCCGCTGATGGAGTCCGCGCGGGCCTATCCGGAGAGCGCACCGATCGCGCGCGCGGCGGAGCTTTGGATGTTTGCGCCGCCGAGCCGCCTCAATGCCGGAATGATCCTGGCGATCGCGCTCGCCATCGTTGCAGGGCTCTGGCTTTTCCATAGCGGGAGCGGCTTTCATCTGCGCGCGATGGGCCGCAACCGGCGGGCGGCGGCGTTTTTCGCGATTCCGGTCGCGCGGCTCGGGGTATGGACGATGGCGCTGAGCGGCGCGCTGGCGGGGCTGGGCGGCGCGGTCCAGGTCAGCGCGATCACCCATCGCCTGTACGAAGCCTTCTCGCCCGGATGGGGCTACGAGGCGGTAGCGGTGGCGCTGGTCGCGCGGCTCAATCCGCTCGGCGTGCTCGCCGCCGCGTTGCTCTTCGGCGCGCTCGACAACGGCTCGCAGGCGATGCAGCGCAGCCAGGGCGTGTCGCCCGAGCTGGTGCAGGTGATTCAGGGGATGGTGATCCTGACCCTGCTCGCCTTCGACGCCGCCGCGTGGCCGGCCATTGGTCAGGCGTTATGGAGCGGCGGCGCCGCGCCGCCCGCCGAGCTGAACGGGGATGCGGCCGGCGCGCTCGCCGGCGCGGCGGCGGACGGAGGCGGCGATGCTTGA
- a CDS encoding ABC transporter permease yields MLEASIASTIAMAAPLLFAALGELLVEESGVINIGIEGAMLVGAFFALAAAYFTHSLALGLLAGIAAAVALNALLALLVVNLAVNQVVAGTALDILAFGITGVFYRRIFGVTGRAFTVRTLGPVALGPLARLPLVGRALFDHDLLVYFAFALVPAVAFVIARTRYGLRLRAAGERPEAADALGLGVYRLRWQALIASGVLTGLGGAFLTLAYTGTFVEGITAGRGFVALAVVILGRWNAWGCAAASVLFGAAMALQFGLQALGTAVPYQVFLALPYALTLVVLAGFSGQAQAPSALGEPYVG; encoded by the coding sequence ATGCTTGAGGCGTCGATCGCTTCGACGATCGCGATGGCGGCGCCGCTGCTGTTCGCGGCGCTGGGCGAGCTGCTGGTCGAGGAGAGCGGCGTCATCAATATCGGGATCGAGGGCGCGATGCTCGTCGGCGCGTTCTTCGCGTTGGCGGCGGCCTACTTCACGCACAGCCTTGCGCTCGGCCTGCTCGCCGGCATCGCGGCGGCGGTCGCGCTCAACGCGCTGCTTGCGTTGCTGGTGGTCAATCTGGCGGTCAACCAGGTCGTCGCCGGCACCGCGCTCGACATTCTGGCGTTCGGAATCACCGGCGTCTTCTACCGCAGGATTTTCGGTGTCACCGGGCGCGCCTTCACGGTCAGGACGCTGGGCCCGGTCGCGCTTGGTCCGCTCGCGCGGCTGCCGCTGGTTGGCCGTGCGCTCTTCGATCACGACCTGCTGGTCTATTTCGCCTTCGCCCTGGTGCCCGCGGTTGCGTTCGTGATCGCGCGCACCCGCTACGGGCTTCGGCTGCGCGCGGCGGGCGAGCGGCCGGAGGCGGCCGATGCTCTCGGGCTGGGCGTCTATCGCCTGCGCTGGCAGGCGCTCATCGCCTCAGGAGTGCTGACCGGGCTCGGCGGCGCGTTTCTCACCCTTGCCTATACCGGCACCTTCGTCGAGGGAATCACCGCCGGGCGCGGATTCGTCGCGCTGGCGGTGGTTATCCTTGGGCGATGGAACGCATGGGGATGCGCGGCGGCTTCGGTGCTGTTCGGGGCCGCGATGGCTTTGCAGTTTGGGCTTCAGGCGCTCGGCACCGCGGTTCCCTACCAGGTGTTTCTCGCGCTGCCGTATGCGCTGACGCTGGTGGTGCTGGCCGGCTTCAGCGGCCAGGCTCAGGCGCCCAGCGCGCTCGGCGAACCGTACGTTGGCTAG
- a CDS encoding DUF1122 family protein — MPADRPRAQLLAQQLEGRRLGRFTLKLTSVRPVKVRTGWFYFTLAVAAREGAVSRGPLMTGIVSAGGRGVAPWFECRLYPEVELASDKRLDARAEGLEAGAVEAVGELVPPGGHMMVDYENAGQEETFAALVLRVPPAASYLGALMFRAGFRGHFKDWYFSEGGHEGPRKLQANKSPNAAEARRALAAHREELAAFVGRALPERRDQAEVIRKAQARARALLEEMGR; from the coding sequence ATGCCCGCCGACAGGCCCCGCGCCCAACTCCTTGCCCAACAACTCGAGGGACGCCGGCTCGGCCGCTTCACCCTCAAGCTGACCAGCGTGCGGCCGGTCAAGGTGCGCACCGGATGGTTCTACTTCACGCTCGCCGTGGCCGCGCGCGAAGGCGCCGTCTCGCGCGGCCCGCTGATGACGGGCATCGTCAGCGCCGGCGGCCGCGGCGTCGCACCGTGGTTCGAATGTCGGCTTTATCCCGAGGTTGAGCTTGCCTCGGACAAAAGGCTCGACGCGCGCGCCGAGGGGCTCGAGGCGGGGGCCGTCGAGGCCGTGGGCGAGCTCGTCCCGCCCGGCGGCCACATGATGGTCGACTACGAAAACGCCGGGCAGGAGGAGACCTTCGCCGCGCTCGTCCTTCGGGTGCCGCCGGCGGCGAGTTATCTCGGGGCGCTGATGTTTCGCGCGGGGTTCCGCGGGCACTTCAAGGACTGGTACTTCTCCGAGGGCGGGCACGAAGGGCCGCGCAAGCTGCAAGCCAACAAGTCCCCAAACGCGGCCGAGGCGCGCCGCGCGCTCGCGGCCCATCGCGAGGAGCTCGCCGCCTTCGTCGGGCGCGCGCTGCCCGAGCGTCGCGACCAGGCCGAGGTGATCCGCAAGGCGCAGGCGCGCGCCCGCGCGCTGCTCGAGGAGATGGGCCGCTAG
- the fbp gene encoding fructose-1,6-bisphosphate aldolase/phosphatase, with translation MKTTLSVIKADVGSIGGHIKPSARLKETIEQHVREHGKKLLTDLYVSSTGDDVALLMAHQRGVNDSKIHELAWDAFMAGTKVARAQGLYGAGQDLLKDAFSGNVRGLGPASCEMEFEERPNEPFLFFAADKTDPGAYNLPLYLAFADPMHCAGLLLSPKMAKGFTYTIMDVNHTEGDRIIELNAPEEMYDIACLLRDNERFVVESIRSRANNDVAAVVSTSRLHNIAGTYTGKDDPVALVRTQGNFPATGEVLSPYRIGHYVAGTMRGSHHGPLMPVKLNSTISFFDGPAVVSCAAFCVHEGKFTEAVDAFDHPFWDWVRNNVSQKAAEIRNQGFSGPAMLPYTELEYGGVVEKMGQLDHRFTVRKEGVGNGRKKKAA, from the coding sequence ATGAAGACTACACTTTCGGTAATCAAAGCGGACGTCGGGTCGATCGGCGGGCATATCAAGCCCTCGGCCCGGCTCAAGGAGACCATCGAACAACACGTGCGCGAGCACGGCAAGAAGCTGCTCACCGACCTGTACGTCAGCTCGACCGGCGACGACGTGGCCCTGCTGATGGCTCATCAGCGCGGAGTGAACGATTCCAAGATTCACGAGCTGGCGTGGGACGCATTCATGGCGGGCACCAAGGTCGCGCGCGCGCAAGGGCTCTACGGCGCCGGCCAGGATCTGCTCAAGGACGCCTTTTCAGGCAACGTGCGCGGCCTGGGGCCGGCCTCGTGCGAGATGGAGTTCGAGGAGCGCCCCAACGAGCCGTTCCTGTTCTTCGCCGCCGACAAGACCGATCCCGGCGCCTACAACCTGCCGCTGTACCTGGCGTTTGCCGATCCGATGCACTGCGCGGGGCTGCTGCTGTCGCCCAAGATGGCCAAGGGCTTCACTTACACCATCATGGACGTCAACCACACCGAGGGCGATCGCATCATCGAGCTCAACGCGCCCGAGGAGATGTACGACATCGCCTGCCTGCTGCGCGATAACGAGCGCTTCGTGGTCGAATCGATCCGCTCGCGCGCCAATAACGACGTCGCCGCCGTGGTCTCGACCTCGCGCCTGCACAATATCGCCGGCACCTACACCGGCAAGGACGACCCGGTCGCGCTGGTCCGCACGCAGGGCAACTTCCCGGCCACGGGCGAGGTGCTTTCGCCATACCGTATCGGACACTATGTGGCGGGCACGATGCGCGGCAGCCATCATGGACCGCTGATGCCGGTCAAGCTGAACTCGACGATCTCGTTCTTCGACGGCCCGGCGGTGGTGAGCTGCGCGGCCTTTTGCGTGCACGAGGGCAAGTTCACGGAGGCGGTGGACGCTTTCGACCATCCGTTCTGGGACTGGGTGCGCAACAACGTCTCGCAGAAAGCGGCTGAAATCCGCAACCAGGGCTTCTCGGGTCCCGCGATGCTGCCGTACACGGAACTGGAGTATGGCGGCGTGGTTGAAAAGATGGGCCAGCTCGACCATCGCTTCACCGTGCGCAAGGAAGGCGTGGGCAACGGGCGCAAGAAGAAGGCGGCCTGA
- a CDS encoding DUF190 domain-containing protein, with amino-acid sequence MFTGRGRQLTIYLGESDLHRHQALYTAIVELLRREGLSGATVIRGAAGFGMSSVVHTSAVLRLSMDLPMVVTVVDRPERIERIIPKLVEMAPASLITAHDVEVVHAGSPT; translated from the coding sequence ATGTTCACCGGCAGGGGCAGACAGCTCACCATCTACCTCGGAGAGAGCGACCTGCACCGCCATCAAGCGCTCTACACGGCGATCGTCGAGCTGCTGCGGCGCGAGGGGCTCAGCGGCGCCACTGTCATCCGCGGCGCCGCCGGCTTCGGGATGTCGAGCGTGGTCCACACATCGGCCGTGCTGCGCCTGTCGATGGATCTGCCAATGGTGGTCACCGTGGTCGACCGCCCCGAGCGCATCGAACGCATCATCCCGAAGCTCGTCGAGATGGCGCCCGCCTCGCTGATCACCGCGCACGACGTCGAGGTCGTCCACGCGGGGTCGCCGACGTGA
- a CDS encoding CBS domain-containing protein, which produces MTREVVTLREEMSVASALALSAERGVKRIPVVDADGRLVGIIGRTELMRALLGTDGASDESLERTGAG; this is translated from the coding sequence ATGACGCGCGAGGTCGTCACCCTGCGCGAGGAGATGTCGGTGGCCAGCGCGCTGGCGCTCTCTGCCGAGCGCGGCGTTAAGCGCATCCCGGTGGTCGACGCCGACGGGCGGCTGGTGGGAATCATCGGGCGCACGGAGCTGATGCGGGCGCTGTTGGGTACGGACGGCGCTTCCGACGAATCTCTGGAGCGCACCGGAGCCGGCTGA
- the crcB gene encoding fluoride efflux transporter CrcB, which yields MSALLWVGLGGFLGANARYLLGGWVATRWGAPFPWGTFVINVSGSFILGFFLAFAQERPWVAPGARLLFAVGFVGAYTTFSTYTYESLRLLQDGQVALAAFNIVGSLISGLAAVFAGAALGSAV from the coding sequence GTGAGCGCCCTGCTGTGGGTCGGGCTGGGCGGCTTTCTCGGGGCCAACGCGCGTTACCTGCTCGGCGGATGGGTGGCCACACGGTGGGGTGCGCCCTTTCCGTGGGGCACCTTCGTCATCAACGTCTCCGGCAGCTTCATTCTCGGCTTCTTCCTCGCCTTTGCGCAGGAGCGTCCGTGGGTGGCGCCAGGCGCGCGGTTGCTGTTCGCGGTCGGCTTCGTCGGCGCTTACACCACGTTTTCGACCTACACCTATGAATCGCTGCGCCTGCTCCAGGACGGCCAGGTTGCGCTCGCCGCGTTCAATATCGTGGGCAGCCTGATCAGCGGGCTGGCGGCGGTCTTCGCCGGCGCCGCGCTGGGCAGCGCAGTGTAG
- a CDS encoding carboxypeptidase-like regulatory domain-containing protein, translating to MPIRWWQPCAMLVVAALILAGCARGGGPSDPGESAPGTLSGEITRGPMFPVSGPGAPSPATAPVAGAELRIVDSNGALVATARTGADGRYQVSLPAGEYRLERGAGFSGATKNLPAKIAISPGGHTRFDVLVDTGIR from the coding sequence ATGCCGATACGCTGGTGGCAGCCGTGTGCGATGCTCGTCGTAGCTGCTTTGATCCTTGCCGGCTGCGCGCGCGGGGGCGGTCCGTCGGACCCGGGCGAATCCGCGCCTGGCACGCTCAGCGGCGAGATCACCCGCGGTCCGATGTTTCCGGTGAGCGGCCCGGGCGCGCCGTCGCCCGCGACCGCGCCGGTAGCCGGCGCCGAGCTTCGAATCGTCGATTCAAACGGAGCGCTTGTTGCGACGGCACGCACGGGTGCCGACGGGCGCTACCAGGTGAGCCTGCCGGCGGGCGAATATCGCCTTGAACGCGGCGCGGGATTCTCCGGCGCGACCAAAAATTTGCCGGCCAAGATTGCGATCAGTCCGGGAGGCCACACCCGCTTCGACGTGCTTGTCGATACGGGAATCCGCTGA
- a CDS encoding tRNA (cytidine(34)-2'-O)-methyltransferase: protein MRAPSFHIVLVRPEIPQNTGSIARLVAATRARLHLVGPLGFSLEDRYLKRAGLDYWPLVDLRTYAGWDEFATGDPARRFKYFSARAANSYLGARYAPGDFLVFGSETKGLGAEFLREREADTYRIPIFEPGVRSLNLSNAVSVVLYEALRQSGLIE from the coding sequence TTGCGCGCCCCCTCCTTCCACATTGTGCTGGTGCGACCGGAGATTCCGCAGAACACGGGCTCCATCGCGCGCCTCGTGGCGGCGACGCGCGCGCGCCTGCACTTGGTGGGCCCACTCGGTTTCTCGCTCGAGGACCGCTATCTCAAGCGCGCCGGGCTGGATTACTGGCCGCTGGTCGATCTGCGAACGTACGCGGGATGGGACGAATTTGCGACGGGCGATCCGGCGCGGCGGTTCAAATATTTCTCGGCGCGCGCCGCCAATTCCTACCTTGGCGCGCGCTATGCGCCGGGCGACTTCCTCGTCTTCGGCAGCGAGACCAAAGGACTCGGCGCAGAATTCCTCCGCGAGCGCGAGGCCGACACCTACCGCATCCCGATCTTCGAGCCCGGCGTGCGCAGCCTCAACCTGTCCAACGCGGTGTCGGTCGTGCTGTACGAGGCGCTCCGCCAAAGCGGCTTGATTGAATAG
- a CDS encoding DUF1285 domain-containing protein, with translation MARAGFYAVESGRISFRRDGHWYSDDERIDNPRIALLFSRSLRRNPDGSYYLQVAEERAPITVEDTPYVVKTVEGDPRNGFVLVLNDEDREELDPATLEIGADNVLYCRVKGGAFRARFLRSAYYHLSPSFEADSGGGFSISLRGRRYPLRMAQASAHAD, from the coding sequence ATGGCACGCGCGGGCTTTTACGCGGTCGAGTCGGGGCGAATCTCGTTTCGCCGCGACGGCCATTGGTACAGCGACGACGAGCGGATCGACAATCCGCGCATCGCGCTGCTTTTCAGCCGCTCGCTGCGCCGTAACCCCGACGGCAGCTACTACCTGCAAGTCGCCGAAGAGCGCGCGCCGATAACCGTCGAGGACACGCCCTATGTGGTCAAAACGGTCGAGGGCGACCCACGAAACGGGTTTGTGCTGGTACTCAATGACGAGGATCGCGAGGAACTCGACCCGGCCACGCTCGAAATCGGGGCCGACAACGTGCTCTATTGCCGGGTGAAGGGCGGCGCCTTTCGCGCGCGCTTCCTGCGCTCGGCGTACTATCATCTGAGTCCGAGCTTCGAAGCCGACAGCGGCGGCGGTTTCTCGATCTCGTTGCGCGGGCGGCGCTATCCGCTGAGGATGGCGCAGGCGAGCGCGCACGCCGATTGA
- the dtd gene encoding D-aminoacyl-tRNA deacylase encodes MRAVVQRVSRAEVSVGGRCLGRIGLGFVVLLGVARDDTEADAAFIADRILGLRVFADAAGKMNLALAAVGGELLVVSQFTLLADTSGGRRPSFIRAAPPEVARPLYEYFVSLARAGGVRVETGEFGAHMALELVNDGPVTILFDSRER; translated from the coding sequence ATGCGAGCGGTTGTTCAACGGGTGAGCCGCGCCGAGGTCAGCGTGGGCGGCAGATGCCTTGGCCGCATCGGGCTGGGCTTCGTGGTGCTGCTCGGCGTCGCGCGCGACGACACCGAAGCCGACGCCGCCTTCATCGCGGACCGTATCCTGGGCCTGCGCGTGTTCGCCGACGCGGCGGGCAAGATGAATCTCGCGCTCGCCGCGGTGGGCGGCGAACTTCTGGTGGTCTCACAGTTTACGCTGCTCGCCGACACCAGCGGCGGGCGGCGCCCCTCGTTCATCCGCGCCGCGCCGCCAGAGGTTGCGCGCCCGCTGTACGAGTACTTCGTATCGCTCGCACGTGCGGGCGGTGTTAGAGTCGAAACAGGAGAGTTCGGCGCCCACATGGCACTCGAACTGGTCAACGACGGGCCGGTCACGATCTTGTTCGACAGCCGGGAGCGTTGA